In the genome of Pontibacter actiniarum, the window CAACTATAGCAGGGGCCGAGGAGGCGTTCGTAGCTGATGCTGCTAGCGCCGTGGCAACAGAGCCTGGCGCCTGGCACGCTGTGCCGGGCGCAACGTACACCGCTTCCTTTGGGAGCAACGGCGGAAAGCAGGCAAGCCAGCGCGTTCTCTCTATGTTCCCTTCCGCACGGGAGGCGTTGACGGGGATGCCTGTAAAAGCTGGTTTTTCCGCAGCACCCCCGGCCTTTGCCGCAACAAAGCAGGCCGGAGAGGCCGCTGCTGACTTCAGAAGCTTAAATGAGGCGGTGATGCACCGCGTAAAGGAAGTACAGGCGGAGCAGGAGCAAATGCTGCAGCGCTACAAAGCCGAGCAGGCTTTGGCCGTCGCCGGGAAAACGGAGAAAGAAGAGCGCAGTGGCTCAGCGGGCAAATGGTCGCTGGGAATGGCCTACACGCCCAGCTATTTTGAGCAGAATATAGGCATGCCCACCCAAATGATGGGGCCAAGCAGCTTCAAAACCTTAATGCCCCCTTCTGCGATCCAGGAATCAACCGCCATGGTAGAGGAGGCCCGGGAAGAGTATGAGCAGGAGGTGGAGCCTGGCTTCTCGTTCGGGGTAGAGGTGAAAGCGGGCTTTAAGCTAGGGAAGAAATGGAAACTGCTGAGCGGCCTCGGCTTTACGCAGAATACGGCCCGCTCAAAATCCAGCTACGTGATTCAGCAGTTCTGGAACAAGCCCAACTCTGAGGAGCGGGTTTCTCCCGGACCAACCACCATCTTTCTGCCGTCGCTGAGCAGTAACTTTGCCTCCGACTCGCTAAATGTAACCAAAGCAGAGGAATTTAACGTGCAGTACCGTTACCGCCACCTGACGGTGCCGGTAGGGGTGCAGTACGAGGGCCAGCTAAGCAAAGACTGGTTCTGGTTCGCCGGGGGAGGTGTCGCCGCGAACATACTGCTGCAGACGTCCATCCTGGCCTCCGCCTCTGATGTGAATGACATCGACTACGGTGTCAGCGACGACAATTCGCCGTTCCGTAAGCTGCAATGGTCCGGGAACGTTACGGCTGGCCTGGGTAAGCGCCTGTCTAACAACCTGTCAGTCACGATTGGCCCGGAGTTTAGAGGGTACTTCGATACGTTGCTTTCCTCCCCGGAGAAGGCGCATGCACCACAGGGCAAGCCATACACCATGGGCTTGAACATGGCGGTGAACTATGACCTTGGGCCCGGCCGCAGGTAACCGGTTTTTTCTCACAGGCCATGCAACGCGCGGGCCTGGTATGGGGTCCTAATACTGAAGAAGAAGATAAAGCCGATGCTTAAGAAACCACTGCAAGACTTTATTCAGGTATGCGCCATTGTAGCGCAGCAAAACCTGTACGGATGGTATCTGCTGCTGGTGCTGCTCGCCTTTGCTGTACTTTAAGTGTGCCACTCTAAGCTATGAAAAGCGCCTGCAGGTAAAGCTGCCGGGTTGCCGTTACGTTTACCACCATTAGTGCAATTTAACAACTATGAAAAGCCTCCTCTACATTGCGTTGCTGTACCTCTGCCTGGCGCTGCTGGCGATGGGGTGCACCAAAAGCGCTCCTGTGCCGGCCTGCAAAGCGGTAGAGGTGGTAGGGCAGGACTGTGAGCAAGGCTGGTACCTCCTGAAGCTGGAAGACGATACGGATGAGGCGGAGGGGAAATCCGGCACGTATGTGGGGCAGCTGCAGGGCGGCTACGTTACCACAGATAACCTGCCGGAGCAGTTCCGGCGGGCCGGCGCAAAAGTAAGCGTGCGCCTGGAGCTAAACGGCTCCTACGGCCCCACCTGCGTCTCGACAGCCATGCTCTACCCCGCCGTTAGGATAGTGGCTGTTTGTGGGGAAGATGTACGGTAAGGTACCTTTGTAACATAACATGTATTGAGATTAAGTGTGAATGAATAAATAAAAGAGATACAGAGGGCCTGCCAAGCAGGTCTTTTGTATACCCCTGCTGCGTGCCTCCGGCACTGCACCGGCTGCCCGGCACAACTTTTTTGCCTGCGTATTTTCCCTTGTGCTGCTGTGCAATAATCTGTGTGTATTGCAGTTTACAGATTGCAATATCTTTCAGTTGAAGAAAATATAGTGTTATATTTGAACCGGAATAAGTTGTGGCTTTTATAGCTATAAGGAAGAAAGGATTTTATACACCATGTTTCTCTTCTATAACCAGGCGAGGTAAGAACCGACCAAACCGCCGTGTTTTGTTTGGGGAAACCTGTTTTCACAGTTAATATATGTTACTTTCCAAGACAAGAACCCTCTTCACGAATAAGTTTAACTACCTGCTTTGCTGCCTTGGTGCAGCACTGGCTCTTTCTTCTTGCGAGGACCCGAACGAACTGGGCCTGGAGCTGGTAGAGGATAACGTTTCCGGCAAGTTTACAGACACACTCACAGTAGATGTGTCTACCGTACTGCTGGACTCTGTCTATACCTCCGGAACAGGTGCTTTGTTGGTAGGGCAGTATGCCACACCTCAGACAGGCACCCTAAACGCTTCTACCTATTTCCAGCTGGGTATCGGTAGCGCAGCGACCATCGGAACGGAAGCCACTTATGATTCTATCAAGCTGGTTCTGCCGTTATCGGGCTACTACTACGGCGACACCACCAATGCGGTCACGTATGAGGTGTACGAGCTGAACTCGGACCTGAAGCTTAGAGAACTGCCGCCTATTTACCCGAATGAGCGCCCTGTCTCTGATTTCTACCGTCAGTCTGCGCTGTACAACAAGAGCAAGATAGCTGTAAAGGATGAGCCGCTGACCAGCTTTACCTTTCAGCCAGGAGTAGCCAAAAAGGATACACTCCAGGTGGACCTGCCGGATGCCCTGGGCCAGGCATGGTTCGATATCCGCAAGGCAGGAGGAGAGCAACTGAAGCAGACAAGCAACTTTATCACGTATTTCAAAGGCTTGGGCATCAAGGCTTCTCAGAGCACCTCTGTGCTTGGCTTCAATGCGTCCTCTGGGGTAATGGTGCAGCTGTACTACTCAGAGCCTGCGGCATCGGGTGGCACAAGAGTGGCTAAAACGCTAAACTTCCCGTTGAACAACCCTACCCTGCAGTTTAACAGGATCACATCTGACTTTACAGGCTCGCCGCTGGAGGGCCTGAAAGACAACAACATCCTTCCCGCCAGTGCTACAAACGGTATGAGCGTGGCGCAGGCAGGCACAGGGCTGATGATTAAGCTGGAGCTGCCGTACCTGGAGCAGCTGAAGGCCCAGCTGAAGCCGGAGTTTATCAACAAGGCCGTGCTGGTAATAGAGCCGCTCAGAAGCGCGACTACTACCTATCCATATCCGGTGCCGACGACTGTCGGCATATACAGAACAAACCAGAATACGGGCGTGACCTACAGCCCGCTGCCTTACGACTATGATACGAAAGGCTCACCTGTTGTTTCCGGCTTTGTTAAGGATAGCGAAAACGCGACAACGGGGCACTATGAGTTCTCTATCACCGAGTACCTGATCAGCAGGCTGAAAAACGAGCAGCTCATAAACGAGCCGCTGTACATTGCACCGGCTTCAGGCTTTAATACCGCTGTAAGTCGCCTGGTTGTGGGGGCGCAGGACAAGAACATCAAGAACATCAAGCTTAAAGTTTACTATACCACAATCCAATAATCCACAACTATGAAAAATCCTTTTAAAAACATGCGCTTTTGGGCGGTAGCAGCTTTTGTGCTGTCCCTGTGCGTGTTCTCCTCCTGCGACTCAGACAATGACGATGAAGTACTGCTGGGCGAGTGGCAAAAAAGCTCTGACTTTGCTGGCGTGGCGCGTAGCAGCGCCGTGTCGTTCGTTATCGATGGCAAGGGCTACGTGGGCACCGGCCACGACGGCTCCAAGCGCCTGAAAGATTTCTGGGTGTTTAACCCGGAGAACGGCGACTGGAAAAGGCTGCCAGACCTGCCTGGCCCGGCCCGAAGCGGTGCCGTAGGGTTCTCTGCGAATGGCAAAGGCTACATCGGCACAGGCTATGACGGCAACGGCTACCTGAAGGACTTCTACGAGTTTGACCCAAATGCAGGAGAAGGCAACGGCGAGTGGGTACAGATTGAAGATTTCCCGGCCACTGCCCGTTATGGGGCCATTGCCATGTCGCTGGCTAACAAAGGCTACGTTGGTGCCGGGTTCGACGGCAACTACCTTAAAGATTTTTGGCAGTACGACCCTGCCACCGCCACCTGGACGGAGCAGGTAAGCCTGAAAGGGGCCAAGCGCCTGAACGGCTTTGCCTTTACGGTGAATGGCAAAGGCTATGTAGGCGGCGGGCAGAACAACAGCGTGTACCAGACCGACCTGCTGGAGTTTGACCCTGCCACCGGCGAGTGGAGCAACAAGAAAGGCCTGGAAGAGGCGGACCGCGCAGGAGAAGAGTTCCCTGTGTCGCGTATGTATGGCACCGCGTTCACCATCAACAACAACGCCTACCTGGTAGGTGGTACCGCAGGGGGAACCTCGGCGCTGGCCGATGTGTGGAAGTATGACCCGCTGAGCGATACCTGGACACAGCTGAACGTTTTTAAAGGCGGTTTAAGAGTAGGGGCCGTTGGCTTTGGGATCGGGGAGTCTGGCTATGTTGGCCTTGGCAACTCCGGCAGCTTCTATGCTGACGATTTCTGGAAGCTGAACCCGACGCTCATAGTCGAAAAATAAGAAGGTTTACAGTTCCTGTACCTGAAGCAGCCGGTTTAAACGCCGGCTGCTTTTTTTATGCCTGCTTGCAACGGCCGCTGCCCCGGGCGGGTCATCAGTAAGAAGGCAGCAGCAGTTCCTGCATCTGCCCCTAAATTTGATTTTCTGTAATGTAGTTTAAAGCCTGTTGTTCTGCAGCAGGCTTTTTTACGTTCTGAGCCTTTTGCTGCCGCCGCCGTAGAGAGGTGTAACTGTAGCGCTGGCTAAACTTACTGCCGATTTTAAATGTTATAGTTTATCTTTACTAATCCGTAAAACAAGCGAATGGATTTTAAGTTAACCTCAGAATTTCAACCTACCGGCGATCAGCCGAAAGCCATAGCCCAACTCACCGAGGGCATCAACAAAGGTGAGCCCTCCCAGGTGTTGCTGGGTGCCACAGGTACGGGTAAAACCTTTACGATGGCGAACGTGATCAAAAACACGGGCAAGCCAACACTGGTGCTGTGCCATAACAAAACGCTGGCCGCGCAGCTGTACGGCGAGTTTAAGCAGTTCTTTCCGGACAATGCGGTGGAGTACTTCATCTCCTACTACGACTACTATCAGCCGGAGGCGTACATTGCCTCCAACGATGTGTTCATCGAGAAAGACATGGCCATTAATGAGGAGATCGAAAAGCTGCGCCTGCACACAACTTCGGCGCTGCTTTCGGGCCGGCGCGATGTTGTGGTGGTGGCGTCGGTGTCCTGCATCTACGGTATCGGTAACCCGGAGGAGTTCGGCAAGAACGTGCTGTACCTGGCGCCGGGGCAGCGCTACAGCCGCAATAACCTGCTGTATACGTTTGTGCAGATCCTCTACAGCCGCACCGAGGCGGAGTTCACACGTGGAACATTCCGGGTAAAGGGCGATACAGTGGATATCTTCCCGGCCTACGCCGACTTTGCCTATCGTTTATACTTCTTTGGGGATGAGCTGGAGGCGATACACCGCATTGACCCCGAGTCTGGCAAGAAGCTGTCGGATGAGAAGGCGGTGACGCTCTACCCGGCCAACCTTTTCGTGACGGGCAAGGAAACGCTGAACCAGGCCATCCACGAGATTCAGTATGATATGGTGGCGCAGCACGAGTACTTCCTGAAGGAGGACAGGCCAACAGAGGCCAAGCGCATAAAAGAGCGGACGGAGTTTGACCTGGAGATGATCCGGGAGTTAGGCTACTGCTCCGGCATAGAGAACTACTCCCGCTATTTCGACCGTCGCGCGCCGGGTTCACGCCCCTTCTGCCTGCTCGACTACTTTCCGGATGACTTCCTGATGGTGATAGACGAGAGCCACGTAACGGTGCCGCAGGTGCGGGCTATGTGGGGCGGCGACCGCTCCCGTAAAGTGGCGCTGGTAGAGTATGGCTTCCGGTTGCCGGCCGCCATGGACAACCGCCCGCTTACCTTTAACGAGTTCGAGAGCCTGATGCACCAGGTCGTGTTTGTGAGCGCTACGCCGGGAGATTATGAGATCCAGAAGTCGGAAGGTGTGATTGTAGAGCAGATCATCCGCCCGACCGGCCTGCTGGACCCCGAGATTGAGATCAGGCCGAGCACCAACCAGGTAGACGACCTGCTGGATGAGATTGACGAGCGCGTGAAAGAGGGGGCCCGCGTGCTGGTGACGACGCTTACCAAGCGCATGTCGGAAGAGCTGGCCAAGTACCTGGAGCGCCTCAACATTAAGGTAAAGTACCTGCACTCGGAGGTGAAAACGCTGGACCGGGTAGAGATTCTGCGGGAGCTGCGCCTGGGGGTGATCGATGTGCTGATCGGGGTAAACCTGCTGCGCGAGGGCCTGGACCTGCCGGAGGTGAGCCTGGTGGCTATACTGGATGCTGACAAGGAGGGCTTCCTGCGCGACCAGCGCTCCCTGATCCAGACCATGGGCCGGGCTGCCCGAAACGAGAAAGGCAAGGTGATTATGTATGCCGACCGTATGACCGACTCCATGCAGCGCGCCATAGACGAAACCAACCGCCGCCGCGCCACGCAGATGGCTTACAACGAGGAGCACGGTATTGTGCCGCGCACTATCCTGAAGACGAGCGATGAGATCCACGGACAGACCTCTGTTGCTGACTCTAAGAAGAAGGAGGTGAAGATGTACACCGGGCCAGAGGAGGTGTCTATTGCAGCCGAGCCGATCATCCAGACGATGAAGCGGGATGAGCTGGAGAAGCTCATCAAGAAAACGGAGAAGCAGATGGAGGCCGCCGCCAAGGATCTAGACTTCCTGCAGGCCGCCAAGTACAGAGACGAACTGGCCGACCTGCGCAAGCTGCTCAAATCTAAGCGCGACTAACCTAAGCCAGACTTAGTACAAGTATAAAAGAACGGGCGCCTGTAGCTATTGCTGCGGGCGCCCGTCTTTATTTGCAGAAAACTGATTGCGGCACTGTTTAGCCTGGCGCTCCCATCCCTGCCTCCTAGTAAAGCAGGAATGGGGCCAGGCCTTCTTCATAGTTTTATTTGGTAGTAGGTAGTAGTTTGTAAGCTGGCAGCTTTAGTGCCGGCTTACAGTATGAAGATGCCGGAAAGGAGGCTGAGGTTGCATGGGGGTGTAAAAAATTCTGAAAAAGAACACTTTTATAACTAAGTTTTTAGTTTATCAAACGTAAACTTATTATATTCATGTATACAAAATGTAAAATGCTATGAAGAGAAACTTTTTAACAGCGCTGTTAGTGGCCAGTATGGCTGTGGCTGCTTCGGCACAGAGTGTAGGCGAGGCAAATGCCAAGTATGATGCGAAGGAATACAAAGCCTCCGGGCAGTTGTACGACAAAGCTTTGGCGAAAGGCAAGGCCAACCCTGCAGACTACTACAACGCCGCCTGCTCCTGGGCTTTGGCAGGAGACAAGAACAAAGCGTTTGGCTACCTGGGTAAAGCTGTAAACACAGGCTGGAGCAACCTGGCACACCTAAAGCAGGACGCCGACCTGAACAGCCTGCACCAGGATAAGCGCTGGGCCGCACTGGTGCAGGGCCTGGAGAAAAAAGTAGCCGCTCTGGAGGCAGGTTACAACAAACCTCTGAAAGCGCAGCTGGAGAGGATTTACGAGACAGACCAGGCCATCCGGCTAAAGGTGGAGCCAACGCAGAAGGAGTTTGGCAACGACTCGCCCGAAATGAAGGCGCTTTGGGAGGAAATGCGGCAGGTGGATGAGCAAAACAAGATCGAGGTGGTGGCCATTTTAGAGAAGCATGGCTGGCCGGGCAAAAGCCTGGTAGGGTTACAGGCCAATGCAGCGGCGTTTCTGGTTATCCAGCACTCAGATAAAGAGACAATGGAGAAGTACCTGCCCCTGCTGCGCGAAGCAGCGGAAAAAGGCGAGGCAGCCAAGGGCCAGGTGGCACTGATGGAGGACAGGGTGCGCATGAACAACGGCCAGCCGCAGCTCTACGGAAGCCAGCTCCGAATGAACAAAGAGACGGGAAAGTATGAGCTCTACCAGATAGAAGACGAGGCCAATGTAAACAAGCGCCGGGAGGAAATGGGCATGGAGCCGCTACAGGACTACATGAAACGGTTCGGCCTGGAGTATGAAGTGCCGCAGGCAAGCGCCGAAAAGTAAACCTCCAAGTATAAGAAGTATAAAGGCCGAAGCGGGTGATCAGCTTCGGCCTTTATACGTTATAGCCACTTTACAACAGTAATAGCCCCTTCTCCCGCAGCTCAAACCAGGTGGGGGAGCTGAGGAACTCCGAAAAGTGCAGGTGCGCTTCCCCCGGAAAG includes:
- a CDS encoding outer membrane beta-barrel protein; this translates as MSSATNNQRGRMEEEFQRRMHDAEASPSADLWSRIDHQLTVQENGQYKRGMLFYRQLAAACVTLLIVAGGLAVYYLQGAAPAPLAHVQPGQSAAAAVASAGMAAATAEERPVTDEAIAAAMQEAVQQPVVVRRPAQAAKPKLAKKSASGSAQTGATPATIAGAEEAFVADAASAVATEPGAWHAVPGATYTASFGSNGGKQASQRVLSMFPSAREALTGMPVKAGFSAAPPAFAATKQAGEAAADFRSLNEAVMHRVKEVQAEQEQMLQRYKAEQALAVAGKTEKEERSGSAGKWSLGMAYTPSYFEQNIGMPTQMMGPSSFKTLMPPSAIQESTAMVEEAREEYEQEVEPGFSFGVEVKAGFKLGKKWKLLSGLGFTQNTARSKSSYVIQQFWNKPNSEERVSPGPTTIFLPSLSSNFASDSLNVTKAEEFNVQYRYRHLTVPVGVQYEGQLSKDWFWFAGGGVAANILLQTSILASASDVNDIDYGVSDDNSPFRKLQWSGNVTAGLGKRLSNNLSVTIGPEFRGYFDTLLSSPEKAHAPQGKPYTMGLNMAVNYDLGPGRR
- a CDS encoding DUF6624 domain-containing protein is translated as MKRNFLTALLVASMAVAASAQSVGEANAKYDAKEYKASGQLYDKALAKGKANPADYYNAACSWALAGDKNKAFGYLGKAVNTGWSNLAHLKQDADLNSLHQDKRWAALVQGLEKKVAALEAGYNKPLKAQLERIYETDQAIRLKVEPTQKEFGNDSPEMKALWEEMRQVDEQNKIEVVAILEKHGWPGKSLVGLQANAAAFLVIQHSDKETMEKYLPLLREAAEKGEAAKGQVALMEDRVRMNNGQPQLYGSQLRMNKETGKYELYQIEDEANVNKRREEMGMEPLQDYMKRFGLEYEVPQASAEK
- the uvrB gene encoding excinuclease ABC subunit UvrB, whose translation is MDFKLTSEFQPTGDQPKAIAQLTEGINKGEPSQVLLGATGTGKTFTMANVIKNTGKPTLVLCHNKTLAAQLYGEFKQFFPDNAVEYFISYYDYYQPEAYIASNDVFIEKDMAINEEIEKLRLHTTSALLSGRRDVVVVASVSCIYGIGNPEEFGKNVLYLAPGQRYSRNNLLYTFVQILYSRTEAEFTRGTFRVKGDTVDIFPAYADFAYRLYFFGDELEAIHRIDPESGKKLSDEKAVTLYPANLFVTGKETLNQAIHEIQYDMVAQHEYFLKEDRPTEAKRIKERTEFDLEMIRELGYCSGIENYSRYFDRRAPGSRPFCLLDYFPDDFLMVIDESHVTVPQVRAMWGGDRSRKVALVEYGFRLPAAMDNRPLTFNEFESLMHQVVFVSATPGDYEIQKSEGVIVEQIIRPTGLLDPEIEIRPSTNQVDDLLDEIDERVKEGARVLVTTLTKRMSEELAKYLERLNIKVKYLHSEVKTLDRVEILRELRLGVIDVLIGVNLLREGLDLPEVSLVAILDADKEGFLRDQRSLIQTMGRAARNEKGKVIMYADRMTDSMQRAIDETNRRRATQMAYNEEHGIVPRTILKTSDEIHGQTSVADSKKKEVKMYTGPEEVSIAAEPIIQTMKRDELEKLIKKTEKQMEAAAKDLDFLQAAKYRDELADLRKLLKSKRD
- a CDS encoding DUF4270 family protein is translated as MLLSKTRTLFTNKFNYLLCCLGAALALSSCEDPNELGLELVEDNVSGKFTDTLTVDVSTVLLDSVYTSGTGALLVGQYATPQTGTLNASTYFQLGIGSAATIGTEATYDSIKLVLPLSGYYYGDTTNAVTYEVYELNSDLKLRELPPIYPNERPVSDFYRQSALYNKSKIAVKDEPLTSFTFQPGVAKKDTLQVDLPDALGQAWFDIRKAGGEQLKQTSNFITYFKGLGIKASQSTSVLGFNASSGVMVQLYYSEPAASGGTRVAKTLNFPLNNPTLQFNRITSDFTGSPLEGLKDNNILPASATNGMSVAQAGTGLMIKLELPYLEQLKAQLKPEFINKAVLVIEPLRSATTTYPYPVPTTVGIYRTNQNTGVTYSPLPYDYDTKGSPVVSGFVKDSENATTGHYEFSITEYLISRLKNEQLINEPLYIAPASGFNTAVSRLVVGAQDKNIKNIKLKVYYTTIQ
- a CDS encoding Kelch repeat-containing protein; this translates as MKNPFKNMRFWAVAAFVLSLCVFSSCDSDNDDEVLLGEWQKSSDFAGVARSSAVSFVIDGKGYVGTGHDGSKRLKDFWVFNPENGDWKRLPDLPGPARSGAVGFSANGKGYIGTGYDGNGYLKDFYEFDPNAGEGNGEWVQIEDFPATARYGAIAMSLANKGYVGAGFDGNYLKDFWQYDPATATWTEQVSLKGAKRLNGFAFTVNGKGYVGGGQNNSVYQTDLLEFDPATGEWSNKKGLEEADRAGEEFPVSRMYGTAFTINNNAYLVGGTAGGTSALADVWKYDPLSDTWTQLNVFKGGLRVGAVGFGIGESGYVGLGNSGSFYADDFWKLNPTLIVEK